A window of Maioricimonas rarisocia genomic DNA:
GTTTTCTGCCGAAGGTTTGCCGGCCGGCTGCAAGGTCATCAGGGACCACTGTGACTCGTCCACCGGGACGGCGATGCCCCACGATAATACACGGCGCGACTTTGCGGCAGTCGACGCGGACGATTGCGTGTCGACGGAAGTCGGATCGCCCGTGATCACGACCATCGGCAGCAGTCCGTCGATGTTGTGCCGACGCGCGCCATCCGGGAAGACATCGTCGGGGACGCGTGCTTGCAGCAGGTCGAGCAGACGCTGTTCCTCTGCGGGGATGGGGTCCGGTCCGTTGTCGGAGATGGCGTTCTTTCCGGACGATGCGGCGTCGCGGCAATTCTCCGCAAGCCGCGTGAGGGCCTGGTCGCGGCTTCCCTGAATGGTCTGACGATGCAGGGCATGCTGCATCGTGCCGAACTGCAGCATCGTTCCCGAAGCATCGTCCCAGCCGGCACTCTGAATTGGCGGCACGGACGGCCCGGATTCTGCCCGCCACCATTCGCTGACGTAGCTGGCGACCGTAAGGCATCCGATCGCAACGATGCCGATCCCCAGCAGGTCGATGGTGCGCCTGCGCATCTGCCTCGCGACGTCAGCAAGGTCCGCAGGGGACTTGCCGGCAGGAGAGTCGGATGTGGCGGGGGAATCGGGCGTCACGGAAGGTTGCTGATGAAGTCGTTGAGATTGTCGATCTTCGACTGCAGGTCGGCGCGAATCTGGCTGGCGTTCGGCGGGGGGGGGGCCATCGCATCCAGGGCGGTCAGCTGTTCCTGATACATGCGGAGAAACATGCCGGCGAGTCGGCGGGGAACATCTTCGATTCGCCCGACGACCGCGTCGGTCCGGCTCTGCAAATCGAGATCACAACCGACCGAAACGGGTGGGTATGCACTGAGCCAGTCGTACCGGTCCTGGCTGTAAGGGGTGTAGGGATCGCCGTGCCAGGTTCGCAGTTCTTCGTCCCGGTCCAGGACGAACAGCATCGTCCGGAACGGGTTGCGCCCCGGATCAACCAGTGCGCTGGCGGCATCGAGCATGGCGGTCGCGGCATCGGGGGCGAACCGGTCGAGGGAATACGCATAGGTGACCGGGATTCGACGTGCCTCGTTGCTGAAACCCATCTGGTTATGCTGCCACTGGTTGCCGGCAAAGATCTGCGTGTCGCGGACGAAGTTGTTGCGCCGATCCAGCCGCGGCCAGAGCGGAAGTTCGTGGTTGATCGACGCGGTGCCGGTCCGCAGTCCGAGGGTGATGTCGAGTGTCGGCAGGATGACCTCGAGGATGGATCCGGTGAACGGGTTCCCGATGACGGGGCCGCGGACGACTTCGTAGTCGGCGAACGGGTCGTCGGCGAGCGGACTGGGGCTCGCAGACGTCGAGGCGAGCTGTGCTGAAGGCGGGAAGTAGTTGGACGGCTTCGGATCGGCGGCCCCGGATCGCGGCCACATGGCCCGGAAGACCGCCTGGCGGGAATTGGCGTCGGTTCGGATCTTCCACGCGCCGGCAGTACCGATGATGATCATCAGGGCCATCAGCATCAGCAGCAGTGGCAGGCTGAGCACGAGCTCGAGCGGAGCCAGTCCCGCCCGAACGTGTCGCCTGTCGGTCTGTTGCGCTTCTGCACGCTGCATTCGTGGTGTCCGGTCCGGCTTGCCTGATTCTGTCGTCGGTCAGTGCGTGTTGATGGCGTTGAGGTCCCGCATCTCCATCAGACCCAGGTCGGGGTGGCGGAAACCGTTCAGGTCGCCTCCGGGGGGGGACTGCAGGATGAGGGGAATCGCCTGGGAGTTGGCGGGTACGAGTTTCACCATCCAGTTCTGGTTGAACGTGTCCCATCGCTGCGACCAGTTGTCGCGGCGGGCGTACCAGCCCACGATGTCGCCCGACTGGCCGTCCTCGCCGTACGAAGGGGCAATCCAGGGGCAGCAGAGGTATCGGGGCCGGGGGATGAACAGGCGGATCTCGGCGAACGTCTGGGCGTCGGTCGCTTCGTTGAGCGGGTTGAGGTACATCCGTGGGCCGGTTGGTTCCACATGGCGACGATAGACGACGCCGACGAAGCTGAACCCCTGGTCGATGTTCTCGTTCGACCAGGCATCCGCCAGATGGCGGATCATCATCGGCACGTTCGTATTGGGATATTCTTCCGTCAGCAGCTGTTCGAGCTGTGCGCAGGCGGCGGTCCAGAAGAGGCGGGCGAACTGGGACATGCGGGCTTCTTCGTCAGCGAAGTCGAGACCTCGCGTGGGGTCCCGGTCCCGGATCCATCGGCGGAGGTTGTCGTGAGCGATCCGCGAGCGAATGCGACGGGCCTCGTCGAGGTAGGTCGCGCCGTCCGGCACGCCGTAATAGTCTGCCTGGTATGGATCGGGATCGACGACCGGCAGTGTGCGGACCATGGGAGAGAACTCGTCGGTCACGCCGACCGGGAGTGCGGTCGTTCGCCAGAGCACGCCGAACTGGGGGCCGCGTGAACCGGAAAGGGTGCCGGGCGAGTCGCGGAGCTGGGCCGGAACGCTGTCGAGATCTTCCTGCCGGATGCCGTGCCGTAGTGCGATTTCGTTGGTGACGTCGCGGGCCAGGGTGGGGATCGTTGCGAGGATTGCCCGCTGGAAGTTCGGGATCAGATGATCGCCCGCCGTGGGATCCATCGTTTCGGGCGTTCCCAGGATGTACTCGAAAACAGGGAGCGCGTACGCGGCGGCACCGGCCGCCATCTCGCTCCAGCTCGTGACGAACGTCTGTTCCAGCGGCACTTTGCCGGGGATCGCGGAGGCGAGCGGGGCCATCCGATCGAAGGGAGAACCGGGGTAGCGGGAGGCGATCGTGAAACTGGGTGCCATCTCCGTCCATGCCTGGAGGATCTGCGGCACCTGACGTTCGGCATTGCGGTCGCGGGCTTCGCGAAGAAAGGCGGTGACCGCGAAGACGTCTGCTTCGAGATGATTCGTGAATGCGATCGCGTTCATGCCGCGGGCGAGCACCACACCGCCCGAGTAAGCGGCTGCGTCGGCGGCGTTCTGCATCTTGATCTTGTCGTCGAGTTGTCGGGCGACGTTGATCAGCAGGATGAGCAGCATCGTGAACATCAGCGCACAGAAGACGGTGAGGATACTGATCGTTCCCCGCTCGTCGCTGTGGACGCTCCGCAGTCGGGTTGTGACCCGATTCAGAACGTTCAGGAGGCTGATGTGATGCTGACGTTTCATGTCGATGTCGTTACTGCCGGGAACGGAAAACCGAAAGCGTCCCGGCGTTACCAGTCCTCGTGGATATACGGTTTGACGGACTGAATGCCTTCGATGGTCATCGTTGCCGAGGCCTGCAGCCGCGTGGAATAGAAACCATCCCGTGTGGCGATCCTGGGGCTGACGCGGTCTTCGCGGCCGTCGGCGCGATTGAGCAATCGGGCGGCGAGAAAACCTCCTGCTCCCGGGAGCAGCGCGAAATCGTGAGTGACGGTGATAGTGACCGGA
This region includes:
- a CDS encoding TadE/TadG family type IV pilus assembly protein, with amino-acid sequence MKRQHHISLLNVLNRVTTRLRSVHSDERGTISILTVFCALMFTMLLILLINVARQLDDKIKMQNAADAAAYSGGVVLARGMNAIAFTNHLEADVFAVTAFLREARDRNAERQVPQILQAWTEMAPSFTIASRYPGSPFDRMAPLASAIPGKVPLEQTFVTSWSEMAAGAAAYALPVFEYILGTPETMDPTAGDHLIPNFQRAILATIPTLARDVTNEIALRHGIRQEDLDSVPAQLRDSPGTLSGSRGPQFGVLWRTTALPVGVTDEFSPMVRTLPVVDPDPYQADYYGVPDGATYLDEARRIRSRIAHDNLRRWIRDRDPTRGLDFADEEARMSQFARLFWTAACAQLEQLLTEEYPNTNVPMMIRHLADAWSNENIDQGFSFVGVVYRRHVEPTGPRMYLNPLNEATDAQTFAEIRLFIPRPRYLCCPWIAPSYGEDGQSGDIVGWYARRDNWSQRWDTFNQNWMVKLVPANSQAIPLILQSPPGGDLNGFRHPDLGLMEMRDLNAINTH